GTTGCCTTTGGCTTTcgctttggttgaggtggagAACAATGATAACTGGGAGTGGTTCTTGCGTCAATTGAGAACAAGGGTATTACCGGCTGaaagggaaatttgtgtcatatcggatcgCCATCCAGGAATTCTAAACGCGGTGGTGGTTGACATTCTCGGACATACAAagttgcaccatcgatggtgcatgaggcacttttgtGCAAACTTATATAGGGCATGTGGTATCAAGGAGTTGGccgatgatcttcaagattgttgtctcgCTTTCACCAACAAGGGGTTTGCCACATTGTTCAATGCATTGCTCAGACACAAGAAACTTGACCCCGGTGGTCTTGAATTTCTCAATAAGAACATTGTCGAAAGGAATATGTGGGCACGTGCTTTCGATGAAGATGGCCGGAGGTAcggtcaaatgacaagcaatatggcAGAACGCTTCAATAAGGTGCTCAAGAGTGTACGTGCATTACCCGTGACGgcaatagttcaatacacatttgacaagatgaatgGATACTTTTTAAAGTACTCAATGGAGACGGATAAGCAGATTGCTGGTGAGAACAAGGATAAGCACAAGTACTATTTCCCACCAAAGGTTGAAGAATGGTTGGACTTTCAATCATGAAaggcagactcccaagaagctgTACTATATGACGACAACGAGTGGAAGTATGAAGTGAAAGAGCCTGGAGGAACCACAAACGATGGCCACCAACATGGAGGCCGCGCTTTCAAGGTCTCCCTAACACGGTGTGATTGCAGCTGCATGAGGCCATCGTTGCTTCATCTCCCATGCTCGCACTTATTAAATGCATCCCGTGTTAGGAATGTGGACGTCAATCACCCTCTTACCGTGAGGGAGTCCGAGTTCTCAATCATGACGGTAAAGAATACATGGGCTCCCCGGTTTCAGCCATACTTGGACCAATCACAATGGCCGGAGTATCATGGAGTTCCACTATGGCCGGACCCGGAATTGAAGGTCGTTGGACGGGGAAGACGTAAGACAAAGCGTCTTAGAGGTGACATGGACGGATGGGGCCGTGGTGGCGGTGGAGAATACGGTACCGAccaattccaagagcctcgtgagcaAACCCGTTGTGGGGACTGCAGTCATCGGGGACACAACACAAGAACTTGTCCCAAACCAAGAAAAAGATCAaagaaaaatgatgcaagcacaagcCAAGCAAATGATAGCCAACCAAGTCAACCCGTTTGAATTGTCTTAAGTTATGAACTCATCGGCATAAAACTTTTGTTTGTTCAAATTGCTGTGATGTTGCAGTCATTGTAAGTCTTATGTTGTTCCGGTGAAATGAATGTGCTGTAAACTCTGTTTTTTCAGTAAACAGCCGTGCAGCGCCCAGAACACAGGCGCTGCACTATACCATGCAGCGCCCAAGGGATAGGCGTCACACAGTACAGTGCAGCGCCTGGCTCTCGGGCGCTGCACTCTGACTTGGTAATTTTTGTGGATGGTCAGTGCTGCAAGCCTTCTGTGGCTCTTTGGATAGCCATGGCCAGTTGAGCAGCGCCTATGAGACGGGCGCTGCACTGTATGGTGCGGCGCCTAAGCGTGGGGCGCTGCACAGTACAGTGCAGCGCCTGGCTGTTGGGCGCTGCAATGCTGTTAACTGCCAAACTACAGAAACAGATGCCATTTTGGGCTCATGCAACACTCACATAACTTGTTCAACATAACTAAAATTACTGTAAACACAAATACTGAACAAAGACAACTAATAACTTGAACATCACATCATTTAGGACAATTCAACATTACTACTACTTTCCGCGCGTGTTCCTGGTGCCACGCCTGCAAGCAATCTTCTTCTTCCTGGGTGGATGAGCCTCCTCTTCCTGCActtcctcctccgcctccgcctcatGATCCAAGCTAGCCATCCGCGAGGTCCCTACGACCACCTTTGGGTTGCCTCTGTTGTCAAAGTCGTTGGGCATGTACCGGCGTCTGGGCTGCCTAGGCTTGAACACATATGGGGACCGAAGTTGAGCGTCCGCCAAAGTCATGTCATCATCAATGTCATGGCCCTATCACACAATCAAACAATATGGTGAAGACCAGCGTCGTAATCAAGTGAGAATCACATCTAAAGGATTAGTCATACCTCTTGGGTGACCGCACCCTCATCATCCAGATAAGCATATGAGGAACTCACATCGTCCCCCTGATGGTGAGATGAGGGGTCTGATGGTGTACCAGACCTGGAGGCAGATGGTTCATCAAATTCGGGATCACGGCAACCGAGAAGATTCGATAACCGCCTTAACTTCCTGGCCTAACGCTGTAACATGAACAAGTGTGGAAGATATCAAACTCCGCAACATAGACTGGCTCTCATAGTGAATGTGATATGTACCTTGAGGAATGCTCGTAGTGAACCATCATCATTGCCTTTTCCAACCGGTGTGTTCTCCAGAATAGACTGGCTCTCATCAGCTGCTTTCTTGATCTCGGTGCGCTGCGGATGAGAAAGAATGAACACGTTAGCCATTCAGACATGTGTAATACGGCCAACGGGAAAGTAAAGAAGGAACACTTTACCACATAGTTAATCACCGGAACAGCAGGGACTCCTTGCCCTACCCTGACATCTCTGTTGTACTTCCCCTTTGATAGATCCTCAAAGTTCACGGGTTCTTCAAGAATATCCTCATTATATGCCGGCGGGCATATCTCAACTCGAGTATTTTCAAGAAGCCATCGTATGTAGTTATCAAAAGCAAGTGGGTTATGCTCACGAAGCTGGGCGCGTGCACTTTTACGAGCTTGCTCCACGCAAAGCTAGAAGCGGGTAACATACGAAGCATGATGCTTGTCCCAGTCCTTTATCTTCCGCTGCCTTCTCCTGTCCAACCTACATGGTACAATACCAAACATTAGCAAAATCAAGAAGGACTGATGATGCTTAGTCAATACGCTCTCTTACCTATGAAGTGCTTTGTCCGTATCCACCCATTCCGGCGGGTGAGGTTGGAACAGACCAAACTGACGAAACACGCGATGTGGCAAATGAAACTCAACAgcccagttgcatatcagtgggcaccgCATAAGCCAGAGATCCCTATCCCGCAAGCACATCGGGTTGATGCTAAACTCCGGGGTGTACCCAAGTCTATCATCGGCGCCATATGGCTGCCATTCCACCTATGAAATAGGGCAACAATGCAAAATTGGTGACTTTTTTTTCAGGCAAACATGAGAAATGACTGAAGTAATGACCTCGTTACCTGCTCAGGCGTAACCTGGACATCCATTGGGTTAGTTTGATTTGGAAAACCTATTACGTGGTCACTATACCGCATGCTTCCCCCCCCCCCTGTGGCTCTCATTGGTGGAGGGAGTTGATCAAACTCATGCCCACGTACCGAGGTGTGACCAAGATCCAAATTCGAAGTGGGGAGACGGCCCTCTTTTGGAAAGATGTCTGGTGTAATCACATCCTCGAGGAGCAATTCCCTAGGGCTTTCTCATATACCTTAGGAGAAGATGCATCAGTCCGCAATATGCTTACTATATCTGAAATCGGTGAAGCCTTTCATCTACCTCTCTCAACTCAAGCCCATGATGAACTTAGAAGGCTCCAAAGTATGGTCTCCTCCACTGAACTATCGGATGAGAGAGATATTTGGACATGCACATGGGGCTCGTCCACATTCAAAACCAAGGCGTACTACAATTTTTTTTTCCGAGAGCTTTAGGTCCACGAGGCGTTTCATTGGCTTTGGAAAGCTAAAAGTGTCCCCAAGATCAAAGTTTTTGGTTGGTTTCTTCTGGTGGATCGTCTCAACACTCGCAATATGCTCAGCAGAAGACACTATAACATTGGGACCAACCTGGACTGTCTCCTTTGTGGCGAACATGTGGAAGAAACCCTTGAGCATCTCTTCTTTCGCTGCACGTTTAGCACACGATGCTGGCTCAAGCTCAATATCACCTGGCCTGCTACTGGAGATCGGCTACATTTGTTGAAACACCTGAAGACCGGAAATCAACGTAAAATGCTCATGGACACCTTCCTAGTTGCTGCGTGGAGTCTGTGGAAGGAAAGGAACAATAATTACTTTCGGCATGTGGCCCCTTCGGTTGACAGTTGGCTAGCCAGGTTTAGAAACGATTTTGCCAACATTGTTCATAGACTCCCTGTAGATAAGAGACACCTCATCTCTGCTATCCTAGCTTCTATCCCCTAAATATATTAACCTCCTAGCTCTCTGACTGTCCTTTGTAATTGCTTAAGACACCCCCCCTCTCTCCTTGTACATTTGTAACATAGTCACCCTTTTGGGTCCTTAATATATACATGCAGTAGGACGTGCTCCTACTGTCCAACCTTCAAAAAAAATCGTGTCCAACTCGGCAACGTACTTCTGGTACATGAGATTGATATCGTTCGTCATCTCGGAAAccacatcccacttgtaagcccaagtggggcGCCGTAattcatcatcttcatcttcatacCAAGGATTAAACCTGACGCTCTTCGGGCGTCCAACAAGCAGACGCTCCCAGCTCCATACAGAAAGTAGAAGCATATTACCACCAATGCCTGCACTATCTGTGATCCTGCAACACGCATCGTCCAGCTGCATATGAAAGAAAAACAATGTTAACTTGACAGCAAGCTTGCATTGCTAATGAAGAAATGAGTTGATCACAAAACAGACCAACTACCTGTCGGTACAAGTAGGCAAGAGTCGCTGAACCCCAGCTCCATTTGCTATGGAAGACGGTCAACtccttcagccacatccatggagcgTTCTTGCCAGTGGAGTCAGGAAACAAAGACCTCGACACAACATACCGCATGTAGACACGAGCATGTGTCTGGATCACATCATCAGTGGCATCCGGAGGGCACGTCGCAAAGTGAGTTTGAATCCACGTGAAAGCAGCTCCGGCTGCTTTCctttccctcttcttcttctcttctccctcctctacATCAGCCTCAGCCTCAGTAGGAGCCATACCGATAAGAGCAATCATCTGCTCGCGCCACCCATCAGAATCGATGCTCATACAGAGAGGCATCCCGTCGATAGCAAGACCGGTGATCAACGAGACATTCTCgagcgtcacggtcatctccccagTCCAAAGATGGAAACTATGCGTCTCCGACCTCCACCGATCAGCAAGACCGGACACCAGTGGAGCGTTCAGATTCGGCATGGACCGGCTGACCAACTGAATCCACGGGAGTAGTCCTGCCTGCTTGATGTACGGTGTGTACCGCTCATCGTAAGGCATGGCAGGACCAGAGACCCCGTGATACCGAATCTTCAAAGGTTCAAGCTTCTGCAAAAAGCAAGTAATGACAAATCTTAGGGCATGTAAATTTCAACTTAAGGCAAATTTGCAAAATATTTAGATTACTCGTTATTACCATCTCCTTCTCGCGCATCATGTAGGCCCGGTGTTTCGTGTCGTAGACATCgtcgagaagccaaaccatccttaCAAATTTCAAACAATAAACATATATGAGTTCATCTCAAATATTGGTAAACACTCAACATTTCATATGTGTTCATCTAAACATCTCATATGTATTAATCTACAAGAATCTCAACATCTCCTTCTCACACAATGAATAAATGATTGTAAATTATCATATATATCTAGTATGTCATATGTGTTCAAGTAAATCAACATCTCATATTTCAAATAAACTCAACATTTTATATATATCTaaaaaaaactcaacagctcacaTATAGCTACAAAACTCAACATCTCATACTTATCTACAAAACTAGGCATCTCATATATATCTAAAAAAATTTACAATCTAGGTTTCACTAACAAGAAtcatatagtggggggggggggggatcaaAGGTTCCACCTAATCTTGGGCAAACAAAGATCCAAACCAAGCAAATCAAAGGTTCCACCTAATCTTGGGCAAATCCCTAAAATTGCAACGCATTTAcggaggaaaagaaagggaacggaGGAGTTTACCTAGTAGGAGGGATTGGAGATCGAATCTGGGCCTCAAAACTTCAGATCTGAGAGGGGTGTGGGGGGATCCGAagggggcgccgccgccgccgctctctgTAAACAGAGCAACTTCCTCAGAGGGGGAAGAACTGCTGGGAGGGGCTGGCCCGATGCGGCTTAAGTTAATGTGCAGCGCCCAAGCGATAGGCATTGCACTTTATACAGTGTGGCGCCTAAGCCTTAGGCGCTGCAGTGCTGTCGGTGGGGCCGTAACTGGACCAGGGCTGCCACGCTGGCAGGAGGTGCGACGCCTAAGGCAGAGGCGCTGCATGGTAGTGTGCGGCGCCTAGCTGTCGGGCGCCACACGAAAGGGTCAGCCGAGTGAATTTTTTTCGAAATCAGGTCTgtttgtgatttgatttcgcCCTCAGGTTAAATATGTGATTTTCTGCCCACGCGCTAGCCACCTGACCGCACACACTGCTTCGTGTAATGTATCAATACGAACCTTTTTGTACAGTAAGACCACAGGCACGCACGCAACGGCGCATCAGCCAGCCACAGTCACACGCACAGCGCACACAGAGCCCCGCGTCGTTGCGCTTACGCCAGTAACGCCACGCACCGGACCCGCCATTCATGAATGGGACGGTGCCCGGCAAACATGGACGCATGCACACACTCGCTAGTAGCATAGCACAGCATGCATGCATGAAATAACGAAGGCAGACGGGTCGTGCTCCGACAGCCGCGCGCGCACGGCTAGGAGAGCGACCAGTGTGGGTGTCGCTGTTGTCGTCCATGTGGCCATGTCACGCGTCGCCTCGTCTCGCAACTCCTGTGCATCGCCAGCACCAATCGGTATTGCAATGTGGCGACCGCTCGTGAGACCCTGTCCCAGATGGCCGACAGCACGGCGCACACCCTGGTACCGTCCACTCGTGCTAGCCATGCCAGACGGCGGATGCTTGCTGTGCATGCGTACCGAGCCGTGTGTGTACGTGCATGttgttagagcaactctagcagaccccgcatccgcctccgacccgcaaaataaccgccaaaatgagGGTGCGGTCCGGAAAGCCTGCCCGaccagaccccgcatcccgctcCAGCCCGCAAAAAATTTTAGGGGGCGCGGCAAATTTCCGGCCCCAACCCGGGAAAACGCGGGTTTCCCCCTCGCGGCTGCGGTGCCCTGCATCACAGAGAAGCagttggcgggagggacatttcatcccgcgctcttttcccccttccttccgccgccgcccgcccgccgctGGCGATTCCGGCCATATCTGCGGGCGGAATCGCTCCGCGGGGCCGCCCCACACCCTCCCGCGCCGAGCCGCTGCACCGCCCCTCCGGATCCGGCGAGAAGAGCCGTCCcccagtcgccgccgccgctgggaTCGACCACCGCCGAGCGCACCACCCTCGTCGCCGCCCGGGATCACTCGCCACCGGTTAGTCCCCTTTTTTATGATTTTCGCGAGCTGTGTAGTAGATTGACGCGCCGGCGTGCGTGTAGATGGAGTTTACCCCGTGCGAGAATTTCTTGCTATCTGACTCGTCCGATTCGGACGACTCGCATGTGAAGACCATGCTTGCGACCTTTCGGCAGCAAACTTTGGTCATGGCGCTTGCCGTGAAGGAGCATGAAGACGAGTACCGAAAGAGGAGGCGAGGATCTACTGTTGGGCGTCTGTGCATTCCGTGGAATCGCCATCTTGGAAACGAGATGTTGATGCAAGATTATTTTTCGGAGAATCCTACATATCCTGCACACCTCTTCCGCAGAAGGTACCGAATGCGCCGATCCCTTTTTGTGAAAATTGTTGAAGCTTGCGAGGCAAATTGCCGGTATTTCACTCAGAGAAGGAATGCCGCGGGCTTAAAGGGATTTAGTGCATATCAAAAAATCTCAGCAGCTACGCGGGTGATTGCATATGGCGTTCCggctgactatgccgatgagtatCTTCGCATTGGTGAAGATAGCACAATTGAGTCTGTGCGTAGATTTGTGAAAGTGATCGTCCGTGTCTTTGGTCCCGAGTATCTTGGGGCACCAAATGAAGATGACACAAAGAAATTGATGGCAGCTAATGAGAGGAGAGGTTGGCCTGCGATGCTAGGTAGCATTGATTGTATGCATTGGAATTGGAAAAATTGCCCCAAGGCTTGGCAAGGAATGTATTGTGGCAAGCCTCGTGATGCAACAATTGTGCTAGAGGCCGTAGCATCCGAGGATTTATGGATTTGGCATTGCTTTTTTGGTATGCCCGGCACACTTAATGATATCAATGTGTTGCAACGCTCTCatttgtttgctaggcttgctagtggtgatgctcctgcttgcaactacactatcaatgggcatgaatacacaaaggggtactatcttgcagatggtatatatcctccttggtgcacatttgtcaagagcatcaaagaacccaaaacaaaaaaaaacaatgtGAATTTGCAAGGGTGCAAGAGGCAGCCCGAAAAGACATTGAAAGTGCATTCAGTGTTTTGCAATCTAGGTTTGCCATTGTTCGAGGTCCTGCTCGTTTTTGGGATAAAAAAACCCTGAAGAACATCATGACTTGCTGTGTTATCCTGCACAATATGATTCTTGAAGATGAGAGATGAATGGACTTAGAATTCTTTTACGATAATGTGGGTAGCCGTGTCAAAC
This genomic window from Aegilops tauschii subsp. strangulata cultivar AL8/78 chromosome 4, Aet v6.0, whole genome shotgun sequence contains:
- the LOC120963574 gene encoding serine/threonine-protein phosphatase 7 long form homolog; protein product: MVWLLDDVYDTKHRAYMMREKEMKLEPLKIRYHGVSGPAMPYDERYTPYIKQAGLLPWIQLVSRSMPNLNAPLVSGLADRWRSETHSFHLWTGEMTVTLENVSLITGLAIDGMPLCMSIDSDGWREQMIALIGMAPTEAEADVEEGEEKKKRERKAAGAAFTWIQTHFATCPPDATDDVIQTHARVYMRYVVSRSLFPDSTGKNAPWMWLKELTVFHSKWSWGSATLAYLYRQLDDACCRITDSAGIGGNMLLLSPISSSRPGDIELEPASCAKRAAKEEMLKGFFHMFATKETVQVTPEQVEWQPYGADDRLGYTPEFSINPMCLRDRDLWLMRCPLICNWAVEFHLPHRVFRQFGLFQPHPPEWVDTDKALHRLDRRRQRKIKDWDKHHASYVTRF